Proteins from a single region of Rhizobium leguminosarum bv. trifolii WSM1325:
- a CDS encoding Hydroxypyruvate isomerase (PFAM: Xylose isomerase domain protein TIM barrel~KEGG: ret:RHE_PF00346 putative hydroxypyruvate isomerase protein) yields the protein MPVFAANLTMMFNEWAFLDRFDAAADAGFAAVEYLFPYEAAPEAIAERLDRNNLQQALFNLPPGDWASGERGIAALPGRFDALKADVERALDYAEATGVRRLHLMAGIADHHDEGASSCYRRSVTYAAERLAEKGIDLLLEPINGRNMPGYFLNDFGAAERLIAESGLPNLKLQFDIYHRQIIHGDVTMALRRLLPITGHIQIASVPSRNEPDGEELNYPYLFGQIDRLAYDGFVGCEYIPRDHTLDGLGWFKPFARS from the coding sequence ATGCCGGTTTTCGCCGCCAACCTGACGATGATGTTCAACGAATGGGCGTTCCTCGACCGCTTCGACGCCGCAGCCGATGCAGGCTTTGCCGCCGTCGAATACCTCTTTCCCTATGAAGCCGCGCCCGAGGCGATCGCCGAACGGCTTGACCGCAACAATCTGCAGCAGGCCCTCTTCAATCTGCCGCCAGGCGACTGGGCATCCGGCGAGCGGGGCATCGCGGCCCTTCCCGGACGCTTCGATGCGCTGAAAGCCGATGTCGAGCGGGCATTGGACTATGCGGAGGCGACCGGGGTCAGACGGTTGCACCTGATGGCAGGCATCGCCGACCATCATGACGAAGGCGCCTCCTCCTGTTATCGGCGCTCCGTCACCTATGCTGCAGAGCGGCTTGCGGAAAAAGGCATCGATCTGCTGCTCGAGCCGATCAACGGGCGAAACATGCCTGGATATTTCCTCAACGACTTCGGCGCCGCCGAACGGCTGATTGCCGAATCCGGTCTGCCGAACCTGAAGCTGCAGTTCGACATCTATCACCGTCAGATCATCCATGGCGACGTCACCATGGCATTGCGACGCCTGCTGCCGATCACCGGCCATATCCAGATCGCCAGTGTGCCGTCACGCAATGAGCCGGATGGGGAGGAGTTGAACTATCCCTATCTGTTCGGCCAAATCGACCGCCTGGCTTACGACGGTTTCGTCGGCTGCGAATACATTCCGCGCGACCACACTCTCGACGGTCTTGGCTGGTTCAAACCTTTTGCACGGAGCTAG